The Metabacillus schmidteae nucleotide sequence TCTCATCCGCACATATTTTGTTTTCTTGTTGGCTATACTACTAAAACCTGAATTATGACATTTGACATTTTAAACATTTGCATTTTCAAACGAATGAAAGCGTTAAGCTGACTGAAAGATATGAAAATGATGAACTTTCTTATTAACATCCTACCATGTGTGTATGTTTTCGACAATCCTTTTTTATCTTAACATTAAAAAATATTTCTATATTGAATGTTCGGTTTTTGTCGTTATCAGTCTTTTTTATATGTTATTTTCACTTATTCTACGAAAAATCATGAACAATCATAAAAGTCATTTTCATGAAAGGAATGTCTTTACAATGAACATCAAGACGAACTTCTTTTTCTCCTGGCAGGAGGGATTTCTAGAAAAACTAAACAATGATGGACCGTGGTCAAATTGGGAGCTTTACAAGCTTGCATATGAAGTTCAAAAGAATACACAAGTTCCTTCTTTTGAAGGCTTACAAGCCCCAAAACACTTGCCACACTTTACACCTCTACCTCATCAACTAGAAGTAGCGCAAAGAGTCGTCGAAAAAATGAACGGTAAAGCGATCCTTGCTGATGAGGTTGGTTTGGGAAAAACAATTGAGGCTGGTCTCATTTTAAAAGAATATATGATTCGGGGACTGGTCAAAAAAGTACTTATTCTCGTCCCGGCATCACTTGTATCACAATGGGCCCGTGAATTAATTGAAAAATTCTTTATTCCTGCTGTAGAACAAAAGAAAAGTTATGTATGGGAAGCATGTGATGTTGTTGTGTCCTCTATTGATACAGCGAAAAGAAGCCCACATCGTGACATTGTCTATAACCAGAACTATGATCTCGTCATAATTGATGAAGCTCACAAGCTTAAAAATAATAAAACAAAAAACTATGAATTTGTTCAAAATTTAAAAAAGAAATATTGTTTACTATTAACAGCAACACCAGTTCAAAACAGAGTAGAAGAAATTTTCAACTTAGTATCATTATTAAAACCAGGCCATCTTGGAAACGAAGCCTATTTTTCAGATGTGTTTTCAGCGAAGGAACGTTCAATTGAGGACCATGAGCAATTACGTGAGCTCATTAATAAAGTTATGATTAGAAATCGGCGCGGTGACACAGGTATTGAATGGCCAAAGCGTATTGTTGAAACAGTGCCAATCGAATTTTCAGAAACAGAACAACATCTTTATGACACCATTTCTGCTCTTAAGTCATCATCACAATATGCTGCAAACACCTTCTCTATTATGACCTTACAACGGGAAGCTTGCAGTAGTCGTGAAGCTGTCTATATGACTCTTAAAAAGATGCTTGACTTGCCTGAAGAAGAGGAAGCTGTTTTGCCAAATGATGTCATCAAAGAAATTATGATGGCCATTGACGGTGTTACGCAAAACTCAAAAGCATTAAAAGTAGTAGAGTTAATCAAAGAACTTGATGATAAAGTCATTATTTTCACTGAATATCGAGCAACTCAATTTTATTTACAATGGTTTCTTCAGCAGCATGGCATTACGTCCGTTCCATTTCGTGGTGGCTTTAAAAGAGGAAAAAAAGATTGGATGAAAGAACTCTTTAAAAATCGCGTACAAGTACTCATAGCGACAGAAGCTGGCGGTGAAGGAATCAACCTTCAATTTTGTCATAATATTATCAATTATGATTTACCATGGAATCCAATGCGTTTAGAACAGCGTATTGGTCGTATACACCGTTTAGGTCAGGAACAAGACGTTAACATATACAATATGGCAACCAAAAACACAGTTGAAGAACATATTTTAACTCTTCTGTATGACAAAATTAATTTATTTGAAAAAGTCATTGGTGACCTTGATGAGATTCTCACTCGATTAGAAATTAAAAACTTCGAGGAACATATACAAGACATCATGTACCACTCAAAAAGCGACAGAGAAATGAAAATAAAAATGGAGAATTTAACATCAATTCTCGATTATGCTCAAGCTTCACAAGAACAACGAAAAGCAGCAAGCGGAGATAAGTAGAAAGGTGGCGACAGTATGCAGCAAGAACAAATTCATCACTTTTTAGAAAGCTTTTTCAAATCCAATTCCTGTGACATTCTTGAAAACAAAGAAGGATATATAACAGTACAACTTACTATTGAAATGGATAAGCTTTTAATGAATAGACCATTTTACTGGCACTACCTTGAAAAAACAAACGGGGTACCAAACCCAATGAAACTTACCCTAATCACTGATCAAAATCGTGCGCCAAAAGACCTGAAAGGAGAGGTCATGCATTTCGGTGCTCCCCGTCTTCACCAAATTTTTCAATCAACCAAAACACTGGGAAGCTATATCAGACTTTTTGAACATGTCAAAACAGACGGAGGAAATAAACCTCTCCATCCTTGGGTCGGAGTCAATATCATCGTTTCCTACCAATGCGATATGAAAAAGGACCACCTATACTCGATCGGCCTACATTTAATAAGCGGTACTATAGTCGAAAACTTTCAAGACAAACTTGAAAATTTAGACTTAACACCAAAAATTCCAGATCTTTGCTTTACGATGTCTCCCCTTATTAGGCCGGAAAGTGGTTTAAAACGAATTGAACAATTCATTTTGCAAGATATACAAGCCCAAGATCATACATGGGCAGACAAGGCAAGAGATAGATGGAACGAAGACCTAGAACTTTTAAACCATTTTTACGAAGACCTAGAGGAAAAACCTGAATGCTATGAAGTCGAAAAACAAGCATTGAAAGAGCTTTATGAACCTCAGATTCACATTTCAATTCAAAGCGGCGGGATTTTTTATTTGACCCCGGAAGGTATTTTCAACTCCTAAGTAATGATACTAATTACTTAGGAGAAGTACAAATTGATAAAAATTAATTTTCGTTCGACAAAAATTAATTTTAAAATCTCCGTTTCTTATTAATTTATTGTAAAAATAAAGCCAGAATAACATCTAAAAAACCTTTCTTCTCACCTACTTTTGTAAATTCATTGTAAAAATTACAGATAAATGAAAAAAATTTATTTCATCGACAAAGTTCAGCATACATTGATAATAATTCTCTTTTATAATAGAACTTGTTAATAGTTAAAAAGTTATACATAAATAAAGGACTATAGAAATATAATTATTAACACTTGATGACAAAATAATCAGTACAAAGGCAAACCTATTGAAAAATAGGGACGCAAAGTCACGGGTCTTCAGGTTAACAACTAAGACGGCTGGGCTGCCTGAAATACAGATTGGTATTTTAGGAGGAAAAGAAAAATGGAGATAGTTGAAAAAATCACACATGATGAACAGCTCGATCAAGAGTGGGTCGAGCTCATACTAGAAGCTTTAGAACTAGGAATCAGTGTAGAGGAAATAAAAGATTTCTTATCCAAAAAGTCAAATGCCGTTTTAAAATCGTCATAAATAGTATTAACTCAATGTAAATTTTTTTTGATTTGTGTTCTGCATATAAAACAAACCCTTCTTTATATGTTATAATGGCTTCAATAAGGAAGGTGACTTGACGTGATTGGTCCAAGAATCAAAAAATATCGCACACAAAAAAATCTATCACTGTCCGAACTAGCAGAACGAGCGGGAGTAGCAAAATCCTACCTAAGTTCGATTGAGCGTAATCTCCAGTCAAACCCTTCTGTTCAATTTTTAGAAAAAGTCTCATCAGTTCTTGGTGTATCAGTTAATACTCTTCTTAATGAACATAACGAATCCGACCCAGAAGAGCTTGACATAGAATGGACAAAACTCGTACAGGATGCAATGAAGTCTGGTGTTTCAAAGGAGCAGTTTAAGGAGTTTTTGGAATTTACTAAGTGGAAAATAAGCAATGACAATAAGTAAGAGCATCCCAGGGAGCTAAGGCTTTCGGATGCTCTTTTATTTATAAGCTTATCAATTATTATAAATTTTTCTGCCTCTATATTGTTCATAAATGCGGCAAGAATGCTGAAGGTTAGTTTGGTGGTTGACACTACATATTTTTCCATCGATAATTTCATTTGCACAATAAGGACATATCCATTTTTTTATTTTTGAACTGCTATAGGATGTATTATTACACCTAGTACACGTTTTTCTATACATACACTCCCATCCTTTACTTTAACTATAAAAGACCTCTACTATCCAAAAACCGTGAAAACCAATAATAATGGTATACAATATTGAACCAACCCCTAATATCCTTTTTAAGATGTTCCAGTTGGGAATTTTATCGAAATATAGAAGAGAAAATAAAATGAATGATAGTAATATTTTTGTGAATAAAAAAGGCATTGGCCCTAGATCTAATAGTACGTTCATTAATGGATTAGCTTCCTGAATATGTCTACCTGAAACCCCTATGTATGTTGCTAAGGCATCTACTATGTTTAATAGTGCTATGTAATAACATAAGAATCTCATTTTATCACCTCATATAATTCTCATTCTTTATAGAGAACAAAAGTTTCTAGTTCCAGTCATTTTCTGTTATTGTTGATAAGAATAGATTAATCCACTATAAAGAACAAGTCAATACTATCGTCCCACTAAAACTATATATATTTTCTTAATAAAGAACAAAAGCTATGTTTTCCATCCAATCTCATCCCTTTCCTAGTAATCTTTATACTTTATAAAGAACAAATTGTGCTGTATAATGAATAGTGTACCTATTTAAACTATTATTGATAAGGAGACCCAAAATATGGTTGGAGAAAGAGTAAGGGAGCTGAGGCAGGAAAAGGGATATACAATTAGTGAATTAGCTGAATTAGCTGGGGTATCTAAATCTTATTTAAGTTATATTGAAAGAGATGTGCAAAAGAACCCTTCCATTCAATTTTTAAAAAAGATTGCAATTCCACTTGATACAGAAGTCGAAGATTTATTAGGAGCAACAACCTCCTACGACCCTTTAAACACAAACTTCATTGATAAAGAATGGAATATCTTGTTGAATAAAGCAATAAAGGAGGGTATGAGTAAAAATGATTTTAAAGAGTTTCGGGACTACTTAAGGTTTAAGAAATGGATAAATTCTAAGCAAAGAAACCCCACTACTACACAGGAGGATTTTTCAGATGACTAAAGTGAAGGAACAAATAGGTTTAAAAGATATGGAAAAGGAATGGGTTGAATTAATAAGTGAAGCAAGAAAACTCGGTCTATCCTATGATGCAATAAAAAAATTCCTTCACAATGAGAAAGCATCAAAAAGAAATTAGAAAGTAATATTTGGCATTTGACAAAATGGGGAAAGGGAATTTATAACCTTTCCCATTTTGTATTTACATGGAATCTTAATATGAATTGTACCGATATATAAACTAGTAAGGTAAAATACGTTAAAGAATTCTATAACCAATATTTAATTGTAACAAATATAGATCTCATTTATTTAACAACCTATCATTTTCTTTGTAATAATTAAATAAGGCTAGTATTCATATTATAAATGAATACTAGCCAATTTATTTTCTCTGAAAGTTGAAGATAATTTTTCTTTCTAATTCTAAGCAAAGGTCTATCTCTCCAGATTAGCATAAGATTTTAAGCAGATACTTTACCTCTTAATGTCCAAATCTGATAAATCATCGCTAAAGAAGCAAAGATTGTTAAGTAAGTTAATGTAACCCAGCCTGCCATTAAATAAGGCTGAATTGCATCTTGAACCATATTACTTGTTAAAAACTCTCTATAGTGAACACAGATATATGCTGCAATCATAATAACTATAATACCTAATAAAATAGATTGAACTAATTTACTACTGGTCTTTCCATTTTCTGCATTATATTGATTAGCCCAACCATCCTTTTTACTTGCTGATAACCTTTCAATCCACACTTGTACAAATGTAATCAAGTTAGCCCATAGATAAAGTTCTGGACTTATAAGAAGTCCTGCCATTATAATATCTATTGGACGGTTCATAGGTGTTTTTATAGCTAAAATTATGTTTAAAATTGAAGCGATGGCGATAGGAGTTAACCATATCCATGACCAATAAAATTGATCTGTCGCTAAACTAACCACTAAAAGTAATATAAAAAGTATTCTTACAGTTAGATCCATGAGAGTTTTAGCTTGAGAACGCCATAGTTTTCCCTTATGCCTAGTTTTAACTCCAATTTCTCCGCTTGTTAATAGGCCTACTGTTCCTGATTGCCATTTTACACGTTGTTGACGAAAAGTATGGTACGATCGCATAGCATCAACATAGCAGCGTGCACTTGGACTAATAAGTGTTTTCCAATTAGATTTCTGTAGTTGCCAGGTTAATAGCATATCCTCAACATCACTTTCATCCTGCCATGGACCATCTAATTTGTTATCATCAACAATATTTTGAAGGGCCTCCGGTCTAAATAATGTAGCCTGACCACCAAGAACATAAGTACTTCCTCCATGATATTGTAAATCCAATAACCAACTGGCCATATCTTGTTTTTGCTGATGTGTCCACCATCTAGCTATTGGTCCTCCATATTCACCACTAGCAATTTTTTCTTCATAATATGGGTCTGACTTAGAAATTAAGCTCTTTTTCTTTGGCATTCTCATAGTATACTTTGCCATAACTCCACCAATGTTTCTGGAACTCATTAATCCCTCCCACATATGAAGAATAGCATTGGGAGCAAGGCGACTATCTGCATCCATCCCTAATATACCCTTAATGGAATCCCGATAAAATTCCTGATATTGAGTAAGTTTTTTGTTGTATAAATCTAAATTATCACCATAGATGCTTTTCCATGCAGAATTTAGCGCACCTACTTTTCTTTGCTTGTTATTTTTTGTTGTAATTACTGTTAAATTTAGATTAAATTCCTTTGCAGCATCCAATGCTCTTTCTTCTGTTCTATCAGAACAATTATCCGCAATTACAAAAACATCTAATTCTACATCCCTTGGTAGTACTTGATCCCCCAAACCACCTAAACAATCCCTTATTGATTTTTCTTCGTTATGCGCAGGAATGAATGCAACAATTCTCGGTCTCATATATGTGTGTTTAACACCTGTAGAACTAACAATATTTTCTGCAAGCAAACTACTATATTCTAACAAATTTTGTCGAGGTAATGCCTTTCTTCTTTCTACATAGTTCAACTCGTCTTCCATATGTCTCCCCTCCCGGCATACTATTTGATTGAAATTCGCTCAATTCCACTCTCTAATAAGAACAAATTGTTCTTATTAGAGAACAACACATTATAATAATATTCAATACTTCGACATTTGTAAACTTTTTTATTAGACCAATTATTTTATAATAGTATGAAGATGTTTTTCTATTGCACATAGAACATCCTCTCTCAATTCTTCGTTTTTTAATGCAAAATCTATTGTTGTTAAAATATATCCCAGCTTTTCTCCTACATCATAACGAATACCTTCAAAGTTATATGCGTAAACATCTTGAACTTGATTTAGGTTTTGAATCGCATCAGTTAATTGAATTTCTCCTCCAGCTCCTATTTGATGGAAATCAAGGAATTCAAAAATTTCTGGTGTCAATATATATCTTCCCATAATAGCTAAATCGGAAGGCGGGTTTTCTTTCGGCTTTTCTACAAACGTATTTACCTTATAGCATCTGCCGTTTTGCTGAACTGGTTCAATAATACCATAACGGGTTGTTTCTTCTATTGGTACAGTTTGCACACCGATAACTGAGCAATTTGTCTTTTCATATTGCTCCATTAACTGTTTCAAACTAGGTTTCTCCGCTACTACAATGTCATCTCCAAGTAAAACTGCAAATGGTTCATCTCCAATAAACTTTCTAGCACACCAGACTGCATGCCCCAAGCCCCTTGGCTCTTTTTGCCTAATATAATGGATATTCGCTAGGCTTGAAGAATATTGTACTTTTTCTAATAAATCAAATTTACCCTTCTCCACTAAATTCTGTTCTAATTCAAAAGCATGATCAAAATGATCTTCAATTGCTCTCTTTCCTTTTCCAGTTACAATAATAATATCTTCTATTCCCGATTCAATAGCTTCCTCAACAATGTATTGAATTGTTGGTTTATCAACAATTGGAAGCATTTCCTTAGGCATTGCTTTTGTAGCAGGAAGAAATCTAGTTCCTAAACCTGCAGCAGGTATAATTGCTTTCTTAATCTTGCTCAAAATCAAATTACCTCCTCATTTTAAATGCTATTTATTTATTTTGTATGTTCCATCTAATAACCCTTTTTGTTCTTTATATTAAATATAATAATTCTATATAAAGAACATGTCAATAACCTTTTTTCTCTTTATTAGGTAAATCAACTTATCTAAAGTTCTTTTATCCTTTATGAATAAATGTTAAAAAGGTCGTATTTATGACGACCTTTACTTAGTTCCAAGAACAGAATCGAATTGGCTATTAACGAAAGCGAACTTAATCATTAAGTTCTTCACTCTCCTCCTCCACCATCTCCTCCGCCAAAATCTCCAACCCCATCTGAAGAATCATCATGATCCCTTTTACCATGAGAATCTCCAATAGCCTGCGGTGGAATGAAAGTAGAGTTTTCCTTCCGCTCCTTTGTATGATCTTTTGCTTTTCTACTTATAACCGATGCACCAACAATAACTAAGCATGTAATAAAGATGATCAATAAAATTAATCCTGTCATTAATAAATCCCCCCTATTACCATGATAAACATAATTAAGATTGTCATCAATTCCTTGTATAGATGTTTAACTCAGCTAGTATGGTGTCTACTCTATATTTCCATCAATGTATGAATTTTTTTCCATTGGTAAAAATATCTCATAAGGATGGTGTTCATAGGTGAAGAAATGGATGTTTTTGCTTACTGTTTTATTCGGATTAACAGCGGGTCAGGTTTCATTTTCTCCGGAGGTTCATGCTGTGTCTCAAAAAACGTGGGAAGATGTGGCGGCAAAAGAGACAAAAAAAAGGTATCCGATGTCACAGGGTTTGTTTTCTCAGAAAATTTGGGACAAAAAGAAAGAAGATATTACGGTTAAACAATACAGATTTACATTGCGCGAGGGAATGCAGGACTTTGCTGTATACACGACCATTACGTTTGATTCAGAGACTGGTGAAATTAAGAAAATTCAAGTTATCCCTGAGGCGTAAAAAAGCTGACAAAATGTTGTCAGCTTTTTTTGATAACCTCTTACCTTAGTGATGTTTTCTTTTTTTCATCATAAGCTTTAGGGCGAATGGTAATACTCCGAACCAGCGGTTGCTGTAGTATGAAGTTGTTAAATCTTGATTTTTGCGGTCTTCTTTTTGTTGTCTTCGTGTTTCCTTTGGAGTATCCATGTATTTAACGAGCTGTTGTGTTACATATCTTACATAATCATTTGTAGACAAGGCAAAACACCTCAATTAATTATTGGTTTCTACCTCTATCTATTTCCAATTTCGATTTCTTTTAGTCGTGTTATGATTTCCTTTACAATATCTTCAATATTTTTTTGATCTGTCTCGATTAATAGTGTACAGTCTTTGTAATAGTTTTCACGTGATTGATACAGTTCATTTAGCTCGTCTTTTGATTTTTTGCTTGCTAGCGGACGAGTTTGATCAGAGTGGACTCTTTCATAAATTGTATCAATTTCAGCGTGCAGCATGACGATATGACCATGTTCTTTCATCCAGGCTCTGTTTTCTTCTTTTATAACGATGCCTCCACCAGTTGTTATAATAATATTTTCAGTTGGCAGTTCTTTTAATATTTTGGTTTCTTCAAGTCGAAAAAAGCTCTCACCTTGTTGTTCAAACATTTCTTTTATTGTTTTATTTAATTTCTTGATTATTTCTTGGTCTGTATCCAGGACTGGAAGATTCATTTCAGCTGCTAACTGCTCGCCTACTGTTGTCTTCCCCGCTCCCATAAACCCCGTTAAATAAATTGCTTTCAAAACTTGGTCCTCCATGTTTTCTTTCTACAATACCATATTTCTTAATATTCAGACCAGAATATCATTTCATTTTTTGCTGTATCATATTGGTAAGATGCTGTATATTTTTTGTTCTCATTAGTGTTACATGCTAATTGGACCTCATATATCATATAATCGTTTGTTGACACAGTATAAGTGAAATAGCCATTACTTGTATAAAAGATATTGTTTTGATTTTCAACGATTTCCCCATTTTTTAATTCTTGTAATGATTTTTTTACTGCAATACTCATTAAATTCTCCAGCAAGTAATATTGCTCAGTTTCGCTATAAAATGTTTTTTCTGTAATTAAAAGTGATGAAATATGTGCAACGATTAATATACATAATAAAGCGATTACCATTATACTAGGAAGGATAAAACCTTTTTGGTTTCTCATATTTCTACAAATTCCTTATAGGAATGGAAGATATGCGAATAATGTTTTCCAGCTTCACTAACAACCGAAAGTTCAAAACCCGTTTCTTTCTGTTGAATCGTTACATCCTTAACTTTTAATAACATAATTTCATGTCCTAATCCTTCTACCTGTCTTCTAATGACATTATTGTATTTATTTACGCTAATATTTTGTCCGTGTTTATTATGATAGCTAATGCTCTCTTCATTCACAGTAACATTACTTGATTCTTTGATTTCTCGGTGGAGTTGAATAACGAATAACTCCCATTCAAATGGTTTCAAATCTTTGGGATGTTGAGAATTGGTAACTAAAAAATGAAAGATGATTGTAACAGTGGAAATAATAAAGATGTAAATGAGTAAGGTTACTAGCAAATTCAGTATTGTATACCCCCGTTCATTATGATGTAAGAAGACAAACTGATTTTGTTTTTTGATAATAATTTGTCCATTCCAGGCAGGCTTTTTTATCCGACAGCTCCTCCTTCCAAGTGAGTTTATAAACTACACCGTCCTTCATTATCGATTCATTTACTTTTTCAACATGATGAAAATATACGTTTTGTACTTTTTCATGTAATAATTTTATTGCCGTTAAAGATTGCTTCGTGTTAGCCCTTTCTTGTGTAAGTAAAACGAGTTGTGGAACTAAAACAGTGACGATAACTAGCCAAATACTAAAAGCTGCCATGGTTTCTGCTAGAGAGAAGCCTTTACAATTTTTGAATATTGAATCGCCCCTTACCAAGATAAAAAACCACCTTATATGTTTGATTTTTATAATATAAATGAATTGTCCCGCTTTTTCGGATCGATCCGTTACTATTAAAGGTGATAAGTTGTAAGTTATTAGCCTGTATATTTATTTCATCATTATAATCTCTTTGAATCAGTGGCAAAGAAATCTTATTCTCACCGATCGTGTATTTATACTCTGTTGGAACAAAGATAATAGAGGTTGCCTCCTTATTAACTAGCGCATATTGTTGGGCAAACATTATATCTTTTTCAAATTGATGTAGAAACGTATCAATCACCTTTTGATGATATATCGGTACAAGGTTAATGATTAAGACTAAACTCATAATACTCACAATGAATAGAACTAAAATCGATTCAATTAATGTAAAACCATTTTTTTCAGTCTCCAGATTCAACCTCAGAAACCTCACCATCGGTTGAAATGATTACATTGTTTCCATTAGGACAAACAGGAAGCTCACGGATATACCCGCCGTCTTTTAAATTTTGCATTGTTGGTATTTCCTTATTGTCTATATGATATGAGGTTGCTTGTGCTTGAACCATATTGACTAAACCTTCACATCCCTTCTTTTGGATGCCTTGATTATGTTGTGTAACATTTGGAATTGTAATTAGCAGTAGTACTGAGATAACAAGCAAAACGATTAGCATTTCAATTAACGTAAATCCTTTTTCCTTATTCATAAGATCCTCCTAGAAATTTTCCATCATTTTATACATTGGCATCAGCATCGATAAATAGACGAACAAGACAATAATACCAACAAAAGCATAAATAACTGGTTGTATCATGGTCATTATTTTAATGATCGATTGCTCCAGCTTTTCTATAATGAGTTGGCTATATGTATAGAGCTCTCTTGAAAGTTGTCCATTTGCTTGTCCGTGTAAAATAACTAATGAAAGTTCTTTTTCATAAAAACCACGTTCCTCAATAATTGTGTGCAATTGTTCTCCCTCACTTAATCTGCTTATTAAGTGATTTCCCTCTACTTTAAAAAAAGGTAACAAATCCTGATTCTGAAATACTTTTAAGCTTTCTAAAGTTGACATACCCCCTTTTAATAAATTACTTAGCTGTAAAGAAAAAAAATAACTATGAAGAATCATAAAGAGCCTTCTAATGAGAGGGATCTTCACCAGTAACATCATGCGCTCTTCTACCGACTTTTTCCGAAAAACGAAAAAGTAATAGCTGACCAAACCTATCGAAAATGCTACTGCCAAAAGGCTTAACCATTTAAGGGCAGAAAAAACAACAATAAGAAAGACGGAGAAGAAGCTTGTTTCAATATTCATTGATTGATAAAGCTGTTCAAACTGAGGGCTTATGATAAAGTGAACGATCGTCAAGATAATACCGACAGAAATCAAGAGGAAAAGTGGATAGCGTAATAGCTTTGTCAGCTTATCGAACTGGGTGATTTTTTTTTGTAATATCTCGCTACATTCCCGTAAAGAAAATTCTAAATCACCATGTTGCTCGGCAAAATAAAGATAGCTGATCACATCGCGGTGAAAGTGGAGCTGACTAAGGGCCTTTCGAAGAGAATTACCAGATGAAAGTTGGTTTAGACATTGAAGTAGATCCATTCTTTTAGATCCATGTTCATTTAAATAGATAAAGTTCAGCGCTTCATTTAATGTATAACCTTTGTCTAATAGACTACTTAATCTTTTTAATATCATCGTTTGATCATATAATGTCCATTTTTTAATCTTCATGATGAAATACCCAGCGATCATACGAATTTGGATATAAGTACCCTAGTGCAATTCCCTTCTTAATCACATCTTTAAGTGTTTGATACTGGTATTGGCTTACTTCTCCCTGTGCCTCCTTTATAACAGCTGAAAGATTTCTTCCATAAAGTAACTCATAAATACTTAATCGTCTTTTTTGTCTAAGCTTTTTACAAAATGGTGAACAATTTCCTTCACAAAATGGACATGTTAATTGAACAAGTCTTTGAGCTGAGACCGCTATTAATGTTTGTTCTATCTCAGATAGACTAACATCAAATTCTAATAACCGGTATATGGCTCCTTTTGCATCTCTCGTGTGCATGGTCGAGAGTACCAAATGTCCCGTTAAGCTCGCCCTTATTGCAATCTGAGCTGTTTCTCTGTCTCTTATTTCTCCAACCATAATGATATCGGGGTCATGCCTTAATATTGCTTTTAATCCTGCAGCATAAGTGATTCCGGCTTTTTCGTTAACTTGGACTTGCAACACTTCCTCACTTTTGGTTTCAACGGGATCTTCGAGTGTGATAATATTTCGATTAAAATGGCGCTTGGCGTAGTGGATGAGTGAATATAATGTTGTCGTTTTACCTGATCCAGTTGGACCTGTGAAAATCATCAATCCATGGGAATGATTTAATATGGACAACAGTTTTTTAGTTGTAGCAGGAAACAGTGATAAGTGAGTAATCGGTGGTATTTTTTCTTGAGGTAAAATTCGGATAACAAGGCTTTCTTCGTGTATAGTTGGTAATGTTGAGAGTCTTAAGTGAACATTAATATTGGTTGTTGCAAGAGATAAAGACCCATTTTGCGGCCTTCTTCTTTCCCCAATATCCATCGACGCAAGGAATTTTAAATGTGATATCATGCGCCCGCAAATTTCCTTTTTCATAGAATGCTTTTCAATTAAATCATCGTCAACGCGAAACTGAATAAGTGTTTCGTGTTCCCTTGGTATTATGTGTATATCTGATGCACGTAACGCACAGGCTTCCTCTATTATTCGCTCACTAATTTGTTCAATGGATGGCAACTTATTTTCTCCTTTCCTTATGATAAAACCATTGTACAAAACAATAGAGTGTCGTGCACATATGGAAAATGCCGATTTACTAGT carries:
- the comGB gene encoding competence type IV pilus assembly protein ComGB, with amino-acid sequence MKIKKWTLYDQTMILKRLSSLLDKGYTLNEALNFIYLNEHGSKRMDLLQCLNQLSSGNSLRKALSQLHFHRDVISYLYFAEQHGDLEFSLRECSEILQKKITQFDKLTKLLRYPLFLLISVGIILTIVHFIISPQFEQLYQSMNIETSFFSVFLIVVFSALKWLSLLAVAFSIGLVSYYFFVFRKKSVEERMMLLVKIPLIRRLFMILHSYFFSLQLSNLLKGGMSTLESLKVFQNQDLLPFFKVEGNHLISRLSEGEQLHTIIEERGFYEKELSLVILHGQANGQLSRELYTYSQLIIEKLEQSIIKIMTMIQPVIYAFVGIIVLFVYLSMLMPMYKMMENF
- the comGA gene encoding competence type IV pilus ATPase ComGA → MPSIEQISERIIEEACALRASDIHIIPREHETLIQFRVDDDLIEKHSMKKEICGRMISHLKFLASMDIGERRRPQNGSLSLATTNINVHLRLSTLPTIHEESLVIRILPQEKIPPITHLSLFPATTKKLLSILNHSHGLMIFTGPTGSGKTTTLYSLIHYAKRHFNRNIITLEDPVETKSEEVLQVQVNEKAGITYAAGLKAILRHDPDIIMVGEIRDRETAQIAIRASLTGHLVLSTMHTRDAKGAIYRLLEFDVSLSEIEQTLIAVSAQRLVQLTCPFCEGNCSPFCKKLRQKRRLSIYELLYGRNLSAVIKEAQGEVSQYQYQTLKDVIKKGIALGYLYPNSYDRWVFHHED